The following coding sequences lie in one Armatimonadota bacterium genomic window:
- the thiD gene encoding bifunctional hydroxymethylpyrimidine kinase/phosphomethylpyrimidine kinase, translating to MTAHPLVLTIAGTDPSGGAGIQADLRAFQFLGVTGTSVITAALAQNSTGVTAIHYLPPRIIEAQIDAVAKDAPIAAVKIGMLGNERIVSAVSERITRRKLPNVVLDPVLAAKDGRVLLTPRGIRRLISDLLPKTLIVTPNVPEAAALAQRAISTLDEAREAARIIHGHGARWVIVKGGHWADDTSPIDLVFDGETFVELAGDRIPGPSVRGTGCLFSASLAAYIALGTGVLDAAVKAKSFVARAITDAAQVGKGHRIWSG from the coding sequence ATGACGGCCCACCCTCTGGTCCTCACCATCGCCGGCACAGACCCCTCCGGGGGCGCCGGGATACAGGCGGACCTCAGGGCGTTTCAGTTCCTCGGAGTCACCGGAACCTCGGTCATCACTGCCGCCTTGGCGCAGAACAGCACGGGGGTGACCGCGATCCATTACCTCCCGCCGCGCATCATAGAGGCCCAGATCGACGCCGTCGCCAAAGACGCCCCGATAGCCGCGGTCAAAATCGGCATGCTGGGCAACGAGCGCATCGTCTCGGCCGTCAGCGAACGCATTACTCGCCGCAAACTGCCAAACGTGGTTCTCGACCCCGTGCTGGCAGCGAAAGACGGACGGGTGCTCCTCACGCCGCGCGGCATCCGGCGCCTCATCTCCGATCTCCTGCCCAAAACACTGATCGTCACCCCCAACGTGCCGGAGGCCGCCGCGTTGGCTCAAAGAGCGATTTCAACGCTGGACGAAGCGCGGGAAGCGGCGCGGATCATTCACGGACACGGAGCGCGCTGGGTCATCGTGAAAGGCGGCCATTGGGCGGATGACACGTCGCCTATCGATCTCGTCTTCGATGGCGAGACGTTTGTCGAACTGGCGGGCGACCGGATTCCCGGGCCGTCGGTTCGCGGAACGGGATGCCTTTTCTCGGCGTCGCTCGCGGCTTATATCGCCCTGGGCACAGGCGTACTGGACGCGGCCGTTAAGGCCAAGTCCTTCGTGGCCCGGGCCATCACAGACGCGGCCCAAGTCGGCAAAGGACACAGAATCTGGTCGGGTTGA
- a CDS encoding HAD-IIA family hydrolase, whose protein sequence is MLFIFDMDGVLYRGTEPIPQAAWGVDALRTAGHTVRFLTNNSSRTRARYIPKLADMGIACSMDEIVTSSHILARLLVERGMTGCSAYPVGHDGLREELVDVAQCRLIAGDGPRADVVAVGIDREFTYDKMRIAQHHLLGGARFFSTNRDSTFPVEGGILVPGAGSIVAAIATASSKEPENVGKPNPLGTALVCRLCGIPPEETVVIGDRLDTDIEAGRAAGVKTLLVLTGVTSREEGEAAPSHQRPDMIIPDLSQLPEEWIR, encoded by the coding sequence ATGCTTTTCATTTTCGATATGGACGGGGTTCTATACCGTGGCACAGAACCCATCCCGCAGGCCGCGTGGGGCGTGGACGCGCTTCGAACCGCTGGGCACACCGTACGCTTTCTCACCAACAATTCATCTCGCACTCGCGCGCGTTATATCCCAAAACTCGCGGATATGGGCATTGCCTGCTCGATGGACGAAATTGTAACTTCCTCGCACATCCTCGCAAGGCTGCTCGTCGAAAGGGGCATGACAGGCTGCTCCGCCTATCCGGTTGGCCACGACGGCCTTCGCGAAGAACTGGTTGACGTGGCCCAATGCCGCCTGATCGCCGGTGACGGCCCGCGCGCCGATGTGGTGGCTGTGGGAATCGACCGCGAATTCACGTATGACAAGATGAGAATCGCGCAGCATCACCTTCTGGGCGGCGCTCGGTTCTTCAGCACCAACCGCGACAGCACGTTTCCCGTCGAAGGCGGAATCCTGGTCCCCGGCGCCGGCAGCATCGTCGCGGCCATCGCCACGGCCTCTTCGAAGGAACCTGAGAACGTCGGCAAGCCCAATCCGCTGGGTACGGCCCTTGTTTGCCGGCTCTGCGGGATCCCGCCGGAGGAGACCGTGGTCATTGGAGACCGCCTGGACACGGACATCGAAGCCGGCCGGGCGGCAGGGGTGAAGACGCTGCTGGTCCTCACGGGCGTCACTTCCCGCGAAGAGGGTGAGGCGGCCCCCAGCCATCAAAGGCCCGACATGATCATCCCCGACCTCTCGCAACTGCCGGAGGAGTGGATCCGATGA
- a CDS encoding CTP synthase, with protein sequence MTKYIFVTGGVVSSIGKGITSASIGRLLKNRGLRVTMLKVDPYVNVDAGTMNPYQHGEVFVTDDGAETDLDLGNYERFADLSLNKLNSITTGSVYGNVIAKERRGDYLGRCVQVIPHVTDEIKEQIRRAGRDKGADIAVIEVGGTVGDIESLPFLEAIRQFKKEAGPGGSLYIHVTLIPGVGPWNELKTKPTQHSVAKLREVGIHPDILVCRAKSPISQEMRDKLALFCDVDDDAVMESLDVPSIYQVPLIFEEEGFGDLIAKRLYLYDSKPSVADTREWQRVVNAITKPSKEVEVAIVGKYTDLRDAYMSVSEAIHHGGIENDARVSIRWIESADLESNAAADLLKGVHGIVVPGGFGERGVEGKLDAVRYARENKIPYFGLCYGLQMAVIEYARNVCGLEGANTTEVDKQTPHPVIHILPEQEQIEDKGATMRLGLYPCRLAEGTLARDVYGEALVYERHRHRYEVNNEYREQLTDGGLLLSGTSPDGRLVEIVEIKDHPFFIGTQFHPEFKSRPNRAHPLFKRFIAAAVATKKGGKAKGN encoded by the coding sequence ATGACGAAATACATATTTGTAACGGGCGGGGTTGTATCGTCCATCGGAAAGGGAATCACCAGCGCCAGCATCGGGCGCCTGCTGAAGAACCGCGGATTGCGCGTAACGATGTTGAAAGTTGACCCCTACGTCAACGTGGATGCGGGGACGATGAACCCGTACCAGCACGGAGAGGTTTTCGTGACCGATGACGGCGCGGAGACCGACCTCGACCTCGGCAACTACGAGCGCTTCGCCGATCTCAGTCTCAATAAACTGAACAGCATCACCACGGGCAGCGTCTACGGGAACGTGATCGCCAAGGAACGACGGGGCGATTACCTTGGCCGCTGCGTGCAGGTCATCCCACATGTCACCGACGAGATCAAGGAACAGATCCGCCGCGCAGGGCGCGACAAAGGCGCGGACATCGCCGTGATCGAAGTCGGCGGCACCGTCGGCGATATCGAAAGCCTCCCCTTTCTGGAAGCCATCCGCCAGTTCAAGAAAGAGGCCGGTCCCGGCGGCTCGCTCTACATTCACGTAACCCTCATCCCCGGCGTCGGCCCATGGAACGAGCTCAAGACCAAGCCGACCCAGCACAGCGTCGCGAAACTCCGCGAGGTGGGCATCCACCCGGACATTCTCGTATGCCGCGCCAAGAGCCCCATCAGCCAGGAAATGCGGGACAAGCTCGCACTGTTCTGCGACGTGGACGATGACGCCGTCATGGAGTCCCTGGATGTGCCCTCTATCTACCAGGTGCCCCTCATCTTCGAAGAGGAGGGTTTCGGCGACCTCATCGCCAAGCGCCTTTACCTCTACGACTCCAAGCCCTCCGTGGCCGACACCAGGGAATGGCAGCGGGTTGTCAACGCGATCACGAAGCCCTCGAAGGAGGTGGAGGTCGCCATCGTCGGCAAGTACACGGACCTCCGTGACGCGTATATGAGCGTGAGCGAGGCGATCCACCACGGTGGAATTGAAAACGATGCCCGGGTGAGCATCCGCTGGATCGAGTCCGCCGACCTGGAATCGAATGCCGCCGCCGACCTCCTGAAGGGAGTGCATGGAATCGTTGTGCCCGGAGGCTTCGGGGAGCGAGGCGTCGAAGGAAAACTGGACGCGGTGCGCTACGCACGGGAGAACAAGATCCCGTACTTCGGGCTCTGCTACGGCCTTCAAATGGCGGTCATCGAGTACGCCCGGAACGTCTGTGGACTGGAAGGGGCGAATACCACCGAAGTGGACAAGCAGACCCCTCACCCCGTGATCCACATCCTTCCCGAGCAGGAACAGATTGAAGACAAGGGCGCCACCATGCGCCTGGGACTCTACCCGTGCCGCCTGGCTGAAGGAACGCTTGCCAGGGACGTTTACGGTGAGGCCCTGGTCTATGAACGGCATCGGCACCGTTACGAAGTGAATAACGAGTACCGCGAGCAGCTCACCGACGGCGGCCTCCTCCTCAGCGGCACCTCGCCAGACGGCAGACTGGTGGAGATCGTGGAGATCAAAGACCATCCGTTCTTCATCGGCACGCAGTTTCACCCTGAGTTCAAGAGCCGCCCCAACCGCGCCCACCCGCTCTTTAAGCGCTTCATTGCCGCGGCCGTTGCCACCAAGAAGGGTGGAAAGGCGAAGGGGAACTGA
- a CDS encoding sensor histidine kinase, with the protein MDTGRRIDKIFLLHIWACVPFAPLWLLGGTESHMTPSSDTMHIVVGVVGAYLLFRTWVVLRGGELAKWALLWCVMDSLIVTGILIGLHDAEDPTGFIYFLAVAYAGLRLSVKQVILVTLLSVLGQFGAGLLSHTWDKYFIDGNYMYVGFRHFFIILVASLITFLRRESQKVARQLAVSEYQSDLSAEMHDGIQHDLVLIARRLDLAEAVSETDPLRAASIAVEQRETARRASDELRFLIRQTRPDSLSPTDFMDALRQHLVTLSERFSIRIDFGYDGPPCEFPAAYQHNVLRIVQEAVTNAVKHAEASRITVRIRRGGRYYHIRVCDDGIGFSDGANGGSGFGLASLRARAESLGGSTRIVDRARSGAVIVARLPIQPPDRKAWFHGLHSRAAH; encoded by the coding sequence ATGGATACCGGCCGGCGCATCGACAAGATCTTCCTTCTGCACATCTGGGCATGTGTACCCTTCGCGCCGCTGTGGCTCCTCGGCGGTACGGAAAGCCACATGACCCCGTCCTCGGACACGATGCACATCGTTGTCGGGGTCGTTGGCGCGTACCTTCTCTTCCGCACGTGGGTCGTCCTTCGAGGAGGTGAACTCGCGAAGTGGGCCCTGTTGTGGTGTGTGATGGACTCGCTAATCGTGACCGGAATCCTCATCGGCCTGCACGATGCCGAGGATCCCACAGGTTTCATCTATTTCCTCGCAGTAGCCTACGCCGGACTTCGCCTGAGCGTCAAGCAGGTCATTCTTGTTACGTTGTTGAGCGTGCTCGGCCAGTTCGGCGCCGGGCTGCTCAGCCACACGTGGGACAAATACTTTATCGACGGCAACTACATGTACGTCGGCTTTCGGCATTTCTTCATCATCCTGGTCGCCTCACTCATCACATTCCTGCGCCGCGAGAGCCAGAAAGTGGCGCGCCAGCTCGCCGTCAGCGAGTACCAGAGCGATCTCTCGGCCGAGATGCACGACGGCATCCAGCACGACCTCGTATTGATCGCGCGGAGGCTGGACCTCGCTGAAGCCGTCTCCGAGACCGACCCTCTCCGCGCAGCGTCCATCGCGGTTGAACAGCGTGAAACGGCCCGCCGCGCCTCGGACGAGCTTCGATTTCTCATTCGCCAGACGCGACCCGATTCCCTGAGTCCCACGGATTTCATGGACGCGCTGCGACAACATCTCGTCACCTTGAGCGAACGATTCTCCATCCGCATCGATTTCGGATACGACGGTCCGCCATGCGAATTCCCCGCAGCGTATCAACACAACGTCCTCCGCATCGTTCAGGAAGCGGTGACCAATGCCGTGAAGCACGCTGAAGCCTCCCGCATCACCGTTCGCATCCGGAGGGGCGGGCGTTACTATCACATCCGTGTCTGCGATGATGGCATCGGGTTCTCCGACGGCGCAAATGGGGGCTCCGGATTCGGCCTTGCCTCGCTGCGCGCTCGCGCCGAATCTCTTGGCGGATCGACCCGCATCGTCGACCGGGCACGTTCGGGCGCCGTCATCGTCGCCCGACTCCCCATCCAGCCGCCGGACAGAAAGGCCTGGTTCCATGGACTCCATTCGCGTGCTGCTCATTGA
- a CDS encoding helix-turn-helix domain-containing protein: MEELTTTEAAAAKGVSRAAVYQAIKQGRLPARTRRSETGVRVVYRVDRAALDAWTPALSQSDRGKRGGRGNRAASEDSRRALAMELMGSMPAGRFTLDDFLAAKHADTDRER, encoded by the coding sequence ATGGAAGAACTGACAACAACAGAAGCGGCGGCTGCGAAGGGTGTGTCCCGCGCTGCCGTGTACCAGGCCATCAAACAGGGCAGGCTGCCTGCGCGCACGCGTCGAAGCGAAACGGGCGTGCGTGTTGTCTACCGTGTGGATCGCGCCGCCCTGGACGCCTGGACGCCTGCCCTGTCTCAATCAGACCGTGGGAAGCGAGGCGGACGCGGGAATCGGGCGGCGAGCGAGGATTCCCGGCGTGCGTTAGCTATGGAGCTAATGGGAAGCATGCCCGCTGGGCGTTTCACGCTGGACGATTTCCTGGCTGCTAAGCACGCGGACACGGATCGCGAGCGATGA
- a CDS encoding DUF2339 domain-containing protein: MAENTPEATGERLDRLENQMEAVLGHLRRLTAGLPPIPEFPDATPKAAPPPTQPLRQEKPQPTSVWAREATPESNAPEVSFATFVQAAEQASSEAKRPDAPQPEAKPPEPAIETPYRPAPPVGRPSQPSSSFTFGSPTPEKAGVDWEDIIGRQWALWVGAIAVFLAVAFFLVYAWDKLSPFGRLGVGAGAGLGLMIAGEFARGKTEKSGFSEGMAGGGLAILYLDAWAAFSRYSIGSYELSLALMIAITVLGVVLAVRYDSPSLHALATIGGFATPALLGNGAAGGSLLPFLSYITVLNAGVLAVAVSKGWRVNVAFSAFGTLLLLGGWAVDANLTDHRWLVMAFLTMNYLLYAAAAIAPVLTKREPTEPTDWLLLIGATAFYFAAGNALIRPALGSVPGAFPVAVGLLFAGLAILTRFQCPADVPLKTACIGISCSMAALAVPIQFKQGMISVGWSVEAAVLLSLAAISHSEVVRRAGQIVYGLAAVALLSTLTTTPATTGRLVLNEHGIPVLFFALASGWIAWYTKRCGGDDGRPAYAMAWVVAGAWLLAEQIQYGFTSKVFELSGGLVGAEPYIIAIAISVYATAVHSLCVRIDDLEARVTAIATSFVAIALILGATGVGSHLWRPVFNPRFLAYIVSIVSLLSIAWVSGRRKEALTETEDNVPRVIAPAVHALIVFCVGLEIVGAYAMHPVLGWEAIAGMTVAALMCSYGAMLFLPAFSPGRAEIRYLAYGLVGIGALVLLVNATQTWDSTITPIANARFVAFVISAVALCVAASLSAQVAGDGERDIPPTVLVAAGLVTLWALTQETYFTFAYYQQSIGVYWERWAQSAVSVVWTLAATSLLLLGIAREHRITRIAALGLFGVTCAKVFLFDLGFLESQFRVLSFGGLGGALIGISWLYSRYGGGAGAGIQPGGLFAHKR; encoded by the coding sequence ATGGCCGAGAACACACCCGAGGCCACCGGCGAACGCTTGGATCGCCTCGAAAATCAGATGGAGGCCGTGCTTGGCCACTTGAGGCGCCTTACGGCAGGTCTCCCTCCCATCCCGGAGTTCCCCGACGCGACCCCTAAGGCCGCACCGCCTCCAACCCAGCCGCTTCGACAGGAGAAACCGCAACCAACATCGGTTTGGGCGCGGGAGGCAACACCCGAGAGCAATGCTCCCGAGGTATCATTCGCTACTTTTGTGCAGGCGGCGGAGCAAGCGTCTTCCGAGGCGAAGCGCCCGGATGCTCCGCAGCCGGAGGCGAAGCCACCCGAACCGGCGATCGAGACGCCTTACAGACCTGCACCGCCTGTCGGGCGGCCGAGCCAGCCGTCCAGCTCATTCACCTTCGGATCACCAACCCCGGAGAAGGCCGGCGTCGACTGGGAAGACATTATCGGTCGCCAGTGGGCTCTGTGGGTGGGTGCGATCGCCGTGTTTCTGGCGGTGGCATTTTTCCTTGTGTACGCGTGGGACAAACTCTCGCCGTTCGGCCGCCTCGGTGTCGGCGCAGGCGCCGGCCTCGGCCTCATGATCGCCGGGGAGTTCGCGCGCGGCAAGACCGAGAAGAGCGGGTTCAGCGAGGGAATGGCCGGCGGCGGCCTGGCGATACTGTATCTCGATGCTTGGGCGGCCTTTTCCCGTTACAGCATAGGTTCATACGAGCTGTCCCTCGCCCTGATGATCGCCATTACCGTTCTCGGTGTGGTCCTGGCGGTCCGCTACGACAGCCCGAGCCTTCACGCCCTTGCGACGATCGGCGGGTTCGCCACACCGGCGCTCCTTGGAAATGGCGCCGCTGGTGGTAGTTTGCTGCCGTTTCTCTCATACATCACCGTTCTGAATGCCGGCGTCCTGGCGGTAGCGGTGTCCAAAGGCTGGCGAGTCAACGTTGCCTTTAGCGCGTTTGGGACCCTGCTGCTCCTCGGCGGCTGGGCCGTAGACGCCAATCTGACCGACCATCGCTGGCTCGTCATGGCATTCCTTACAATGAACTACTTGCTCTACGCCGCCGCCGCGATCGCGCCGGTCCTGACGAAGCGCGAACCAACCGAACCGACCGATTGGCTTCTCCTCATTGGCGCAACCGCCTTCTACTTTGCCGCGGGGAATGCCCTCATCCGGCCGGCCCTCGGGTCAGTTCCTGGCGCCTTCCCGGTGGCGGTCGGCCTGCTGTTCGCGGGTTTGGCCATCCTGACGCGCTTCCAGTGCCCCGCGGACGTGCCGCTCAAAACAGCCTGCATCGGCATCTCGTGCTCGATGGCGGCGCTTGCGGTGCCCATTCAGTTCAAGCAGGGCATGATCAGCGTCGGGTGGAGCGTCGAGGCGGCCGTCCTTCTCAGCCTGGCTGCCATATCTCATTCCGAGGTTGTCAGGCGCGCCGGACAGATCGTATACGGCCTGGCGGCAGTAGCTCTCCTTTCCACCCTGACCACAACCCCGGCGACCACGGGGCGCCTTGTATTGAACGAACACGGAATCCCCGTGTTATTCTTCGCCCTGGCATCTGGCTGGATAGCGTGGTACACGAAGCGATGTGGCGGCGACGACGGACGACCGGCATACGCGATGGCCTGGGTCGTGGCAGGCGCATGGCTGCTGGCAGAACAGATCCAGTATGGGTTCACAAGCAAGGTGTTCGAACTATCCGGTGGATTGGTCGGCGCCGAACCGTACATCATCGCCATTGCCATTTCCGTCTACGCGACGGCGGTACACTCTTTGTGCGTACGCATCGACGATTTGGAGGCGCGGGTCACCGCCATTGCCACATCATTCGTCGCCATCGCCCTGATCCTGGGTGCAACAGGCGTCGGCTCGCACCTGTGGAGGCCGGTATTTAATCCCAGATTCCTCGCATACATCGTTTCGATCGTCAGTCTGCTGAGCATCGCGTGGGTATCGGGCCGCCGGAAGGAGGCCCTGACGGAGACGGAAGACAACGTGCCTCGCGTTATTGCTCCGGCGGTTCACGCGCTGATCGTCTTCTGCGTCGGGCTTGAGATTGTCGGCGCCTATGCCATGCACCCGGTCTTGGGCTGGGAGGCCATCGCGGGGATGACGGTTGCGGCACTGATGTGCTCCTACGGCGCGATGCTTTTCCTGCCTGCATTCTCTCCCGGACGCGCGGAAATTCGGTACCTTGCCTACGGACTGGTTGGAATTGGCGCGCTGGTGCTGCTGGTGAACGCCACGCAGACCTGGGATTCGACGATCACGCCGATCGCCAACGCCCGGTTCGTTGCTTTCGTGATCTCCGCGGTCGCGCTCTGCGTGGCGGCGTCCCTGTCCGCGCAGGTGGCCGGCGACGGAGAACGAGACATCCCTCCAACAGTCCTGGTCGCCGCCGGGCTGGTAACGCTCTGGGCGCTCACCCAGGAAACCTACTTCACCTTTGCCTATTACCAGCAAAGCATCGGCGTCTACTGGGAGCGGTGGGCGCAATCAGCGGTGTCCGTCGTGTGGACGCTCGCTGCTACCTCACTGCTTCTCCTCGGGATAGCGCGGGAACACCGCATCACGCGCATCGCCGCTCTGGGCCTTTTCGGGGTGACGTGCGCCAAGGTATTCCTGTTCGATCTCGGTTTCCTGGAATCCCAGTTCCGCGTGCTCTCCTTCGGCGGCCTCGGCGGCGCTCTGATCGGGATCTCGTGGCTGTACAGCCGGTACGGCGGTGGCGCCGGCGCCGGGATTCAACCGGGAGGGCTGTTCGCGCATAAACGTTGA
- the der gene encoding ribosome biogenesis GTPase Der, whose translation MSKPTVAIVGRPNVGKSTLFNRIVGERVAIVEDTPGITRDRLYANVEWNGRAFALVDTGGIVPDGAEFMQNEIYAQAQTAVSEADAIIFLVDALEGPTPVDQEVAEVMRKSGTPVILAANKTDSFKREGDALEFYGLGLGDVFMISALNGREVADLLDEVVKALPPEMDEPEVEEDVIRVAIVGRPNVGKSSLLNALVGEKRAIVSPVPGTTRDAVDTTVEFEGDRYTLVDTAGIRRSGKVAGSVEYYMVLRAQRAIERADVTALIIDANDGVADGDARVGGISDDAGRACVIIVNKWDLISNTQMHKFAQDVKEKLPFLEYAPVIFTSAITGRGVKDILSTVKVAADNHALRIPTAEMTRVVREAVDARPFTRRGRDLKVRFATQIRVKPPTISVMVNNPDITHSSYERYLINRIRDAFGFVGTPVRLFLRRSEDREKREKQA comes from the coding sequence ATGTCAAAACCAACAGTTGCTATCGTGGGCCGGCCAAACGTCGGCAAATCCACCCTGTTCAATCGAATCGTGGGTGAGCGTGTCGCCATCGTGGAGGACACGCCGGGTATCACTCGTGACCGTCTCTACGCCAACGTGGAGTGGAACGGCCGTGCCTTCGCGCTCGTGGATACCGGCGGAATCGTGCCGGACGGCGCGGAGTTCATGCAGAACGAGATCTACGCTCAAGCCCAGACCGCCGTGTCGGAGGCGGACGCCATCATCTTTCTCGTCGATGCGCTGGAGGGGCCGACGCCGGTGGACCAGGAAGTCGCAGAAGTGATGCGCAAATCCGGCACCCCGGTGATCCTGGCGGCGAACAAGACCGACAGCTTCAAGCGCGAAGGGGACGCACTGGAGTTTTACGGGCTGGGACTTGGCGACGTGTTCATGATTTCCGCGCTCAACGGGCGCGAAGTCGCCGACCTACTGGACGAGGTCGTGAAGGCGCTTCCGCCGGAAATGGACGAGCCGGAGGTCGAAGAGGATGTCATCCGGGTTGCCATCGTCGGCCGGCCGAACGTCGGAAAGTCATCCCTTTTGAACGCGCTGGTGGGAGAGAAGCGAGCGATAGTGAGCCCCGTGCCGGGGACCACGCGCGATGCGGTTGACACGACGGTTGAGTTCGAGGGAGACAGATACACCCTGGTGGACACCGCGGGCATCCGCCGCAGCGGAAAGGTGGCCGGAAGCGTCGAGTATTACATGGTGCTTCGAGCGCAACGCGCAATCGAGCGAGCCGACGTCACAGCGCTTATCATCGATGCGAACGACGGTGTTGCGGACGGCGACGCGCGCGTGGGCGGAATCTCCGACGATGCCGGCAGGGCCTGCGTGATCATCGTCAACAAATGGGACCTGATCAGCAACACGCAGATGCACAAGTTCGCCCAGGACGTGAAGGAGAAGCTGCCGTTCCTGGAGTACGCGCCTGTGATCTTCACCTCGGCAATCACGGGGCGCGGCGTGAAGGATATCCTGTCGACCGTCAAGGTCGCCGCGGATAACCACGCGCTGCGCATTCCGACGGCGGAGATGACACGTGTGGTCCGCGAGGCAGTGGACGCGCGGCCGTTCACGCGGCGCGGACGCGATCTGAAGGTGAGATTCGCGACACAGATCCGCGTGAAGCCGCCCACGATATCCGTGATGGTCAACAACCCGGACATCACGCACTCTTCGTATGAACGATACCTGATCAACCGCATTCGGGATGCGTTCGGATTCGTGGGAACGCCGGTCCGGCTCTTCCTGCGGCGCAGCGAGGACCGTGAGAAGCGGGAGAAGCAGGCATGA
- the tnpA gene encoding IS200/IS605 family transposase has translation MPGSHAEIYVHLVWTTVARQPLLAGKTRDIAYAVIRAECESVRAQPIALGGFEDHVHLLSRLPATLDISHLAKQVKGVSSHAIRQVPDLDGFGWQEGYSGFSVSRWDVPKMTKYIANQEEHHRGGTAKAILEPSTD, from the coding sequence ATGCCGGGAAGCCACGCTGAGATTTACGTTCATCTCGTCTGGACAACGGTGGCAAGACAACCGCTGCTGGCAGGTAAGACTCGTGACATCGCATATGCTGTGATCCGGGCGGAATGTGAATCGGTTCGCGCGCAGCCGATTGCGTTGGGTGGGTTCGAAGATCACGTTCATTTGCTTTCCAGACTGCCGGCTACTCTAGATATCAGCCACCTTGCCAAACAGGTTAAGGGTGTATCGTCACACGCCATCCGCCAGGTTCCGGACCTCGATGGCTTTGGATGGCAAGAAGGATACAGTGGATTCTCTGTGTCCCGCTGGGATGTTCCCAAGATGACGAAGTACATTGCGAATCAAGAGGAGCATCACAGGGGCGGCACGGCGA
- a CDS encoding response regulator transcription factor, translating to MDSIRVLLIEDEGLLRNTLAELLRLQPDMEVVGEAVDGEHGVKIAKVQRPDVVLTDIQMPRLDGIEATRQIREALPATVVVILTNYDDDERLFGALKAGALGYVLKSASLPEIVEAVRAARRGEGTLPPSLVTHVLSEFARQANVLHKHHEMFTELTRREMEILEQLGKGLRNRDIADGLFLSERTVKNHVSAILSKLHVNSRTEAALIAKQAGL from the coding sequence ATGGACTCCATTCGCGTGCTGCTCATTGAAGACGAGGGCTTGCTGCGCAACACTCTCGCGGAATTGCTCCGGCTCCAACCGGATATGGAGGTTGTCGGCGAGGCGGTCGACGGCGAACACGGTGTGAAGATCGCGAAGGTTCAGCGCCCCGATGTTGTGCTGACAGATATCCAGATGCCGCGCCTCGACGGAATCGAAGCAACGCGCCAGATCCGCGAGGCGCTTCCCGCAACCGTGGTAGTCATCCTCACGAATTACGATGACGACGAGCGTCTCTTCGGCGCGTTGAAAGCCGGCGCGCTAGGGTACGTGCTGAAATCCGCATCCCTTCCGGAGATTGTGGAGGCGGTCCGCGCGGCCCGTCGCGGCGAGGGAACGCTTCCGCCAAGCCTGGTGACCCACGTCCTGAGCGAGTTCGCGCGTCAGGCCAACGTCCTGCACAAGCACCACGAGATGTTCACCGAACTCACCCGGCGCGAAATGGAGATTCTCGAGCAATTGGGGAAAGGACTGCGGAACCGGGACATCGCCGACGGCCTCTTCCTCAGTGAGCGCACGGTGAAGAACCACGTCAGCGCCATCCTGTCCAAACTCCACGTTAACAGCCGGACCGAGGCCGCCCTCATCGCCAAACAGGCCGGACTGTAA
- the plsY gene encoding glycerol-3-phosphate 1-O-acyltransferase PlsY yields the protein MMVLVEWWSFIPLVLAAYVVGSIPFGVLVGRMRGVDPRNVGSGNIGATNVLRALGPAWAAIVLLLDLAKGFLPVAASQIWLVGLFKSLRVWGRPVFDPIDGAMPIPTNYVYLTQRGMSVETGLVVAAVAVLVGVAAMVGHNWSLFLKGKGGKGASTGFGVVLALDWRVAVLIATVFIVVVLVTRYVSLGSTLGAWCVPLGLWYWHRGTAELTPLLGFGLAAALLITVKHRANYKRLLNGTESKFGRKPPTEPG from the coding sequence ATGATGGTGCTGGTGGAGTGGTGGAGCTTCATACCTCTTGTCCTGGCGGCGTATGTGGTCGGCAGCATCCCCTTCGGCGTTCTGGTCGGCAGGATGCGCGGTGTGGATCCAAGGAACGTTGGAAGCGGGAACATCGGGGCGACCAACGTTTTGCGGGCACTCGGTCCCGCGTGGGCGGCCATCGTTCTGCTTTTAGACCTGGCGAAGGGGTTTCTACCCGTCGCGGCTTCGCAGATATGGCTCGTTGGCCTGTTCAAGAGCCTCCGCGTATGGGGCAGGCCGGTGTTCGATCCCATCGACGGAGCGATGCCCATCCCCACGAATTACGTATACCTGACACAGAGAGGGATGTCTGTCGAGACGGGACTCGTGGTTGCCGCGGTGGCCGTTCTCGTCGGCGTTGCCGCGATGGTTGGGCACAACTGGTCACTTTTCCTCAAGGGGAAGGGCGGCAAAGGGGCATCCACAGGGTTCGGCGTGGTGCTGGCCCTCGACTGGCGGGTGGCGGTGCTCATCGCGACGGTGTTCATCGTTGTGGTCCTCGTAACGCGGTACGTGTCGCTGGGTTCGACGCTTGGCGCGTGGTGCGTTCCGCTCGGTTTGTGGTACTGGCATCGGGGAACCGCCGAATTAACGCCTCTGCTTGGGTTTGGCCTGGCGGCGGCGCTGCTCATCACGGTGAAGCACCGGGCGAATTACAAGAGGCTGTTGAACGGCACGGAGTCGAAGTTCGGGAGAAAGCCACCGACTGAGCCAGGTTGA